In the genome of Pseudomonas sp. HS6, one region contains:
- a CDS encoding ABC transporter ATP-binding protein — protein MSLLEIKNLNVRFGDKNATPVVDGLDLKVDKGEVLAIVGESGSGKSVTMMALMGLIEHPGIVTADSLSFDGKDMLKLSNRQRRQIVGKDLSMVFQDPMTALNPSYTVGFQIEEVLRLHLKMSGKQARKRAIELLEKVEIPGASSRMDAYPHQLSGGMSQRVAIAMAIAGEPKLLIADEPTTALDVTIQAQIMDLLLALQKEQNMGLVLITHDLAVVAETAQRVCVMYAGQAVEVGQVPQLFDIPAHPYSEALLKAIPEHSQGAERLATLPGIVPGRYDRPQGCLLSPRCPYVQDSCRTQRPTLDPKSNSLARCFYPLNQEVA, from the coding sequence ATGTCACTGTTAGAAATCAAGAATCTCAACGTACGTTTCGGCGACAAGAACGCCACACCGGTGGTCGACGGCCTCGACCTCAAAGTGGACAAGGGCGAAGTCCTGGCCATCGTGGGCGAGTCGGGTTCCGGCAAGTCCGTGACCATGATGGCGCTGATGGGCCTGATCGAGCATCCGGGGATCGTGACTGCCGACTCGCTGAGTTTCGACGGCAAAGACATGCTCAAGCTGAGCAATCGCCAGCGTCGGCAGATCGTCGGCAAAGACCTGTCCATGGTGTTCCAGGACCCGATGACCGCGCTCAACCCGAGCTACACCGTCGGTTTCCAGATCGAAGAAGTGCTGCGCCTGCACCTGAAAATGTCCGGCAAGCAAGCGCGCAAACGCGCCATCGAACTGCTGGAAAAGGTTGAAATCCCGGGTGCCTCCAGCCGTATGGACGCCTATCCGCACCAACTGTCCGGCGGCATGAGCCAGCGTGTAGCGATCGCCATGGCGATTGCCGGCGAGCCGAAACTGCTGATCGCCGACGAGCCGACCACCGCACTCGACGTGACGATTCAGGCGCAGATCATGGATCTGCTGCTGGCGTTGCAGAAAGAGCAGAACATGGGCCTGGTGCTCATCACCCACGACCTCGCCGTCGTAGCTGAAACCGCCCAGCGCGTGTGCGTGATGTACGCCGGTCAAGCCGTTGAAGTCGGTCAGGTGCCGCAACTGTTCGACATCCCGGCCCACCCGTACAGCGAAGCGCTGCTCAAGGCGATTCCGGAACACAGCCAGGGTGCCGAGCGTCTGGCGACCCTGCCGGGCATCGTTCCCGGCCGTTACGACCGCCCGCAAGGCTGCCTGTTGTCGCCACGCTGCCCGTACGTGCAGGACAGCTGCCGCACCCAGCGTCCGACCCTTGACCCGAAAAGCAACAGCCTCGCCCGCTGCTTCTACCCGCTGAACCAGGAGGTGGCGTAA
- a CDS encoding ABC transporter permease subunit — MLSFIARRLGLLIPTFFGITLLTFALIRMIPGDPVEVMMGERRVDPEMHAQAMERLGLNKPLYAQYLDYIGKLAHGDLGESLRTRESVWTEFTQLFPATFELSMAALLFAGVFGLLAGVIAALKRGSLFDHGVMGISLTGYSMPIFWWGLILIMFFSVSLGWTPVSGQNDLLIDVERKTHFMLIDTWLSDEPGALLDYLHHLILPAIVLGTIPLAVIARMTRSSMLEVLREDYIRTARAKGLSPARVVFVHGLRNALIPVLTVVGLQVGTLLAGAVLTETIFSWPGIGKWLIEAIGARDYPVVQNGILLIACIVILVNFVVDILYGFANPRIRHQR; from the coding sequence ATGTTAAGTTTTATTGCCCGCCGACTGGGGTTGTTGATCCCCACGTTTTTCGGCATCACGTTGCTGACTTTCGCATTGATTCGCATGATCCCCGGCGATCCCGTGGAAGTGATGATGGGCGAACGTCGGGTCGATCCCGAAATGCACGCTCAGGCAATGGAACGCCTCGGTCTGAACAAGCCCCTGTATGCCCAGTACCTGGATTACATCGGCAAGCTGGCCCACGGCGACCTCGGCGAATCCCTGCGTACCCGTGAAAGCGTCTGGACCGAATTCACTCAACTGTTCCCGGCCACGTTCGAACTCTCGATGGCTGCCCTGCTGTTCGCCGGCGTCTTCGGGCTGCTGGCCGGCGTCATTGCCGCACTCAAGCGGGGGTCTCTGTTCGATCATGGGGTGATGGGCATATCCCTCACGGGATATTCGATGCCCATCTTCTGGTGGGGCCTGATTCTCATCATGTTTTTCTCGGTCAGCCTGGGCTGGACGCCGGTTTCCGGACAGAACGACCTGCTCATCGACGTCGAGCGCAAGACCCACTTCATGCTGATCGATACATGGCTCAGCGATGAGCCGGGCGCCCTGCTCGATTATCTGCATCACCTGATCCTGCCCGCCATCGTGCTGGGCACCATTCCGCTGGCGGTAATCGCCCGGATGACCCGTTCTTCCATGCTCGAAGTACTGCGTGAAGACTATATCCGCACCGCCCGTGCCAAAGGCCTGTCGCCGGCACGTGTCGTGTTCGTTCACGGCCTGCGCAACGCACTGATTCCGGTGCTGACCGTGGTCGGCCTGCAAGTCGGTACTCTGCTGGCCGGTGCGGTTCTGACCGAAACGATTTTCTCCTGGCCCGGCATTGGCAAATGGCTGATCGAAGCCATCGGCGCCCGGGATTACCCGGTCGTGCAAAACGGCATCTTGCTGATTGCCTGCATTGTGATTCTGGTCAACTTCGTGGTGGACATCCTCTACGGCTTTGCCAACCCACGCATTCGTCACCAGCGCTGA
- a CDS encoding OprD family porin, with protein sequence MKLSSTAILALAISSITATAYAEEQSQAFTPVTVNEQSAQAEATGFLEGSKISGTTRNWYANEQLKRGGKFTYRKDGVATPTDRRINWVQGTIVNYTSGFTQGTVGVSTEVAAYNAVALERDRKDLASNNGGAPGSRPGAGNNRTLTKEGGDAEGQWSKLGLANVKFRVSNTTLTAGRQNFSTPIVDTIGNRALPSSFEGVSLHSEELNNLSFDAGSFDRVSPRTEESLSKFRTEYSANGAETDRVSIVGLNYQPLKSLKTSLYASKVEDFWNQYYFGATHELGDSNVVSLTTGLNYYKTVDTGKKEMGNIDNDTYSLSFGLTHQAHSLTFSYQEINGNEYFDYLHETNGIYLANSLLSDFNGPNEKSFQVAYGLNMAEYGVPGLKFNIYQARGWGIDGTHYTGTAYDVRSMDGEHHYEYGIGATYAVQSGPLKATTIRGTYTAHRASENQADGSINEFRLVTTVPFNIL encoded by the coding sequence ATGAAACTGAGCAGCACCGCGATACTGGCCCTGGCCATCAGCAGCATCACCGCCACGGCTTATGCCGAGGAACAGAGCCAGGCGTTCACCCCGGTTACCGTCAACGAGCAGAGCGCCCAGGCTGAAGCCACCGGCTTCCTCGAAGGCTCCAAGATCAGCGGCACGACCCGTAACTGGTACGCCAACGAGCAACTGAAACGTGGCGGCAAGTTCACCTACCGCAAAGACGGTGTCGCGACCCCGACCGATCGTCGTATCAACTGGGTGCAGGGCACCATCGTCAACTACACCTCCGGCTTCACTCAGGGCACCGTCGGTGTCAGTACTGAAGTGGCCGCGTACAACGCCGTGGCGCTGGAGCGCGATCGCAAGGATCTGGCCTCCAACAATGGTGGCGCACCGGGTTCGCGTCCAGGCGCAGGCAACAACCGTACGCTGACCAAAGAAGGCGGTGACGCTGAAGGTCAATGGAGCAAACTGGGCCTGGCCAACGTCAAGTTCCGCGTTTCCAACACCACGCTGACCGCCGGTCGCCAGAACTTCAGCACGCCAATCGTCGACACCATCGGCAACCGTGCGCTGCCTTCGAGCTTTGAAGGTGTCAGCCTGCACAGCGAAGAACTGAACAACCTGTCGTTCGACGCCGGCAGCTTCGACCGCGTATCGCCGCGTACCGAAGAAAGCCTTTCGAAGTTCCGCACCGAGTACAGCGCCAACGGCGCCGAGACCGATCGCGTGAGCATCGTCGGCCTGAACTACCAGCCGCTGAAAAGCCTGAAGACCAGCCTGTACGCGTCCAAGGTTGAAGACTTCTGGAACCAGTACTACTTTGGCGCCACCCACGAGCTGGGTGACAGCAACGTCGTGAGCCTGACCACCGGCCTGAACTACTACAAAACTGTCGATACCGGCAAAAAAGAGATGGGCAACATCGACAACGACACCTACTCCCTGTCGTTCGGTCTGACCCACCAGGCACACAGCCTGACCTTCTCGTACCAGGAAATTAACGGTAACGAGTACTTCGACTACCTGCACGAAACCAACGGCATCTACCTGGCCAACTCCCTGCTGTCCGACTTCAACGGCCCGAACGAGAAATCCTTCCAGGTCGCTTACGGTCTGAACATGGCCGAATACGGCGTGCCGGGCCTGAAGTTCAACATCTATCAGGCTCGCGGCTGGGGCATCGACGGTACTCACTACACCGGCACCGCGTATGACGTACGCAGCATGGACGGCGAGCACCACTACGAATACGGCATCGGTGCAACCTACGCCGTACAGAGCGGCCCACTCAAGGCCACCACCATCCGTGGTACCTACACCGCTCACCGCGCCAGCGAAAACCAGGCTGACGGCAGCATCAACGAGTTCCGTCTCGTGACCACCGTTCCGTTCAACATCCTGTAA
- a CDS encoding ABC transporter substrate-binding protein, translating to MKMLPLRAAIAAALLSAAIGVSAKPLVVCTEASPEGFDMVQYTTAVTADAVAETIFNRLVDFKPGTTEIVPALADSWEISEDGLTYTFHLRKGVKFHTTEYFKPTRDMNADDVLWSFQRQLDPNHPWHKLSSVGFPYFESMGFKELLKNVEKIDDHTVKFTLTRREAPFLADVAMPFTAIYPAEYADQLLKANKTGDLNNKPVGTGPFIFQRYAKDAQVRFKANPEYFRGKPPADALILAIATDNNVRLQKLKANECQVALYPKPDDIPSIKKDSNLKVDELNAMTVSYIAMNTQHKYISDVRVRKAIDIAFDKEAYVNALFGKGNATVAVNPYPDTLLGYNHDLKNPPRDLDKARALLKEAGVPEGTTFTLFTRNGGGPTNPNPMLGAQMMQADLAKVGIKIDIRVMEWGEMLKRAKAGEHDMVSAGWAGDNGDPDNFLTPMLSCEAAKNGENYARWCNEKFQTLLDEARAKVDPAERAKLYEEAQAIFNQDQPWISMAHTRMFTAMRNNVEGYHISPLTTNNFATTQVK from the coding sequence ATGAAAATGCTTCCCCTACGTGCGGCCATCGCTGCCGCCTTGTTGAGCGCCGCCATCGGCGTCTCGGCCAAACCCTTGGTGGTCTGCACCGAAGCCAGCCCGGAAGGCTTCGATATGGTCCAGTACACGACTGCAGTCACTGCCGACGCGGTGGCCGAAACCATCTTCAACCGTCTGGTGGACTTCAAGCCCGGCACTACTGAAATTGTCCCGGCGCTGGCAGATTCCTGGGAAATCAGCGAAGACGGCCTGACGTACACGTTCCACCTGCGCAAAGGCGTCAAGTTCCACACCACCGAATACTTCAAGCCGACTCGCGACATGAATGCCGACGACGTGCTCTGGAGCTTCCAGCGTCAGCTGGACCCGAATCACCCGTGGCACAAGCTGTCGAGCGTGGGCTTCCCGTACTTTGAAAGCATGGGCTTCAAGGAACTGCTGAAGAACGTCGAGAAAATCGACGACCACACGGTCAAGTTCACTCTGACCCGCCGCGAAGCGCCGTTCCTCGCCGACGTCGCGATGCCGTTCACTGCGATCTATCCTGCCGAATACGCCGACCAATTGCTCAAGGCCAACAAGACCGGCGACCTGAACAACAAGCCTGTCGGCACCGGCCCGTTCATCTTCCAGCGTTACGCCAAGGATGCGCAGGTGCGCTTCAAGGCCAACCCGGAATACTTCCGTGGCAAACCGCCAGCCGACGCGTTGATCCTGGCCATCGCCACCGACAACAACGTGCGCCTGCAGAAGCTCAAGGCCAATGAGTGCCAGGTCGCGCTGTATCCGAAACCGGATGACATCCCGAGCATCAAGAAAGACAGCAACCTGAAGGTTGATGAGCTGAACGCGATGACCGTTTCGTACATCGCCATGAACACCCAGCACAAATACATCAGCGATGTCCGTGTGCGCAAAGCCATCGATATCGCCTTCGACAAGGAAGCGTACGTCAATGCGCTGTTCGGCAAAGGCAACGCGACCGTCGCGGTCAACCCGTACCCTGACACCTTGCTCGGCTACAACCACGACCTGAAGAACCCGCCACGTGACCTCGACAAGGCCCGCGCCTTGCTCAAGGAAGCCGGCGTACCGGAAGGCACCACATTCACCCTGTTCACCCGCAACGGCGGCGGCCCGACCAACCCGAACCCGATGCTGGGCGCGCAAATGATGCAGGCCGACCTGGCGAAAGTCGGGATCAAGATCGACATCCGCGTGATGGAATGGGGCGAGATGCTCAAACGCGCCAAAGCCGGCGAACACGACATGGTTTCGGCCGGATGGGCGGGCGACAACGGCGACCCGGATAACTTCCTGACGCCTATGCTCAGTTGCGAAGCTGCCAAGAACGGCGAAAACTACGCTCGCTGGTGCAACGAGAAATTCCAGACCCTGCTCGACGAAGCACGGGCTAAAGTAGATCCGGCCGAACGCGCCAAACTGTACGAAGAGGCCCAGGCCATCTTCAATCAGGACCAGCCATGGATCAGCATGGCCCACACCCGGATGTTCACAGCAATGCGCAACAACGTAGAGGGTTATCACATCAGCCCTCTCACAACCAATAACTTCGCCACCACCCAGGTGAAGTAG
- a CDS encoding ABC transporter substrate-binding protein has product MLKHAVIPFLVGAGLLASAPFASAATNLVFCSEGSPAGFDPGQYTTGTDFDASAETMFNRLTQFERGGTAVIPGLATSWDISTDGLTYTFHLREGVKFHTTPYFKPTREFNADDVLFTFNRMINKDDPFRKAYPTEFPYFTDMGMDTNITKIDKVDDHTVKFTLKEVDAAFIQNMAMSFASVQSAEYAAQLLKEGKAADINQKPVGTGPFVFKSYQKDSNIRYTGNKDYWKPEDVKIDNLIFAITTDPSVRIQKLKKNECQVTLFPRPADLQALKEDKTLKMPDQAGFNLGYIAYNVMDKVKGSNDANPLADLRVRQALDMAVNKPEIIKSVYQGAGQLAVNAMPPTQWSYDTTVKDAKYDPEKAKELLKEAGVKEGTEIVLWAMPVQRPYNPNAKLMAEMLQSDWKKIGLNVKITSYEWGEYIKRSKGGENQAMIIGWSGDNGDPDNWLNVLFGCDSLSGNNFSKWCDKKFDGLVKEAKRTTDQAKRTELYKEAQHVLKDAVPMTPIAHSTVYQPMRANVQDFKISPFGLNSFYGVSVK; this is encoded by the coding sequence ATGCTTAAACACGCGGTCATTCCGTTTTTAGTCGGCGCAGGCTTGTTAGCCTCCGCACCTTTCGCTTCCGCTGCGACTAACCTGGTGTTCTGCTCCGAAGGCAGCCCGGCCGGTTTCGACCCAGGCCAATACACCACCGGAACCGACTTCGACGCCTCAGCCGAAACCATGTTCAACCGTCTGACCCAGTTCGAGCGTGGCGGCACCGCCGTGATTCCTGGGCTGGCGACCAGCTGGGACATTTCGACCGATGGTCTGACTTACACCTTCCACCTGCGTGAAGGCGTCAAGTTCCACACCACCCCGTATTTCAAGCCGACTCGTGAGTTCAACGCCGACGACGTACTGTTCACCTTCAATCGCATGATTAACAAGGATGACCCGTTCCGTAAGGCGTACCCGACCGAATTCCCGTACTTCACCGACATGGGGATGGATACCAACATCACCAAGATCGATAAAGTCGACGACCACACCGTCAAGTTCACGCTGAAAGAAGTCGACGCCGCGTTCATCCAGAACATGGCCATGAGCTTCGCTTCGGTTCAGTCCGCCGAGTACGCAGCCCAGCTGCTGAAGGAAGGCAAGGCTGCCGACATCAACCAGAAGCCTGTCGGCACTGGCCCGTTCGTGTTCAAGAGCTACCAGAAAGACTCCAACATCCGTTACACCGGGAACAAGGACTACTGGAAGCCTGAAGACGTGAAGATCGACAACCTGATCTTCGCCATCACCACCGACCCGTCGGTACGTATCCAGAAGCTGAAGAAGAACGAGTGCCAGGTCACTCTGTTCCCGCGTCCAGCCGACCTGCAAGCGCTGAAAGAAGACAAGACCCTGAAAATGCCTGACCAGGCTGGTTTCAACCTGGGCTACATCGCCTACAACGTGATGGACAAGGTCAAGGGCAGCAACGACGCCAACCCGCTGGCTGACCTGCGTGTACGTCAGGCGCTGGACATGGCGGTGAACAAGCCGGAAATCATCAAGTCGGTCTACCAGGGTGCAGGCCAACTGGCCGTCAACGCCATGCCACCGACCCAATGGTCCTACGACACCACCGTCAAGGACGCCAAGTACGATCCTGAGAAAGCCAAAGAGCTGCTCAAGGAAGCCGGCGTCAAGGAAGGTACTGAGATCGTCCTGTGGGCGATGCCGGTTCAGCGTCCATACAACCCGAACGCCAAACTGATGGCCGAAATGCTCCAGTCCGACTGGAAGAAGATCGGTCTGAACGTGAAGATCACCAGCTACGAGTGGGGCGAGTACATCAAGCGTTCCAAAGGTGGCGAGAACCAGGCCATGATCATTGGCTGGAGCGGTGACAATGGTGATCCGGACAACTGGCTCAACGTGTTGTTTGGTTGCGACTCGCTGAGCGGCAACAACTTCTCCAAATGGTGCGACAAGAAATTCGACGGCCTCGTGAAAGAAGCCAAGCGCACCACAGACCAAGCCAAGCGCACCGAACTCTACAAAGAGGCGCAGCACGTCCTCAAAGATGCAGTCCCTATGACACCTATCGCTCACTCGACGGTGTATCAACCCATGCGCGCCAACGTGCAGGACTTCAAGATCAGCCCGTTCGGCTTGAACTCCTTCTACGGCGTCAGCGTCAAGTAA
- a CDS encoding ABC transporter substrate-binding protein: MQRFTLKPLLITLALTAITPIANAATTLVYCSEASPAGFDPSQYTSGTDFDASAETVFNRLTQFKRGGTEVEPGLATHWDVSPDGLQYTFNLRQNVKFHTTDYFTPTRTFNADDVLFTFQRLLDPENTFRKAYPAESPYFTDMNLNTTIKSVEKLDENTVRFNLNNVDAAFVQNLAMSFASVQSAEYATQLLKEGHAADLNQKPVGTGPFVFKRYQKDSQIRYAANKDYWKPEDVKIDNLVFSITPDAAVRLQKLKTGECQVSGYPRPADIEVMEKDPNLRVLKQAGFNLGFLAYNTTHPPLDQLKVRQALDMAIDKPAIIKAVYQSAGQLAQNALPPAQWSYDPNIKDAPYDPVKAKALLKEAGVAPGTTINLWAMTVQRASNPNARMSAQMIQQDWEKIGIKANIVSYEWGEYIKRAKNGEHDAMIYGWTGDNGDPDNWLGVLYSCAAVKGSNYAKWCDPAYDKLVQQAKVATDKSQRIKLYQQAQLILKQQVPITPIANSTVFQPLRKEVTDFKISPFGLTPFYGVGINK, from the coding sequence ATGCAAAGATTCACCCTCAAACCACTCCTGATCACCCTGGCCCTGACCGCCATAACCCCAATCGCAAACGCAGCAACGACCTTGGTCTACTGCTCCGAAGCCAGTCCCGCAGGCTTCGACCCCAGCCAATACACCAGCGGCACTGACTTCGACGCCTCCGCCGAAACCGTCTTCAACCGCCTCACCCAATTCAAACGCGGCGGCACCGAAGTCGAACCCGGTCTGGCAACCCACTGGGACGTAAGCCCGGACGGCCTCCAGTACACCTTCAACCTGCGCCAAAACGTGAAATTCCACACCACGGATTACTTCACCCCGACCCGCACCTTCAACGCCGACGACGTCCTGTTCACCTTCCAGCGCCTGCTCGACCCGGAGAACACCTTTCGCAAGGCCTACCCCGCCGAGTCCCCGTACTTCACCGACATGAACCTGAACACCACGATCAAATCCGTGGAAAAACTCGACGAAAACACCGTGCGCTTCAACCTGAACAACGTCGACGCCGCGTTCGTGCAAAACCTCGCGATGAGCTTCGCCTCGGTGCAATCGGCCGAATACGCAACTCAACTGCTGAAGGAAGGCCACGCCGCCGACCTCAACCAGAAACCGGTCGGCACCGGCCCGTTCGTGTTCAAGCGTTACCAGAAGGACTCGCAGATCCGCTACGCGGCGAACAAGGACTACTGGAAACCCGAAGACGTCAAAATCGATAACCTGGTGTTCTCGATCACCCCGGACGCCGCCGTGCGCCTGCAAAAACTCAAGACCGGCGAATGCCAGGTCAGCGGCTACCCGCGCCCGGCCGACATCGAAGTGATGGAAAAAGACCCTAACCTGCGCGTGTTGAAGCAAGCCGGTTTCAACCTCGGCTTCCTCGCCTACAACACCACCCATCCACCGCTGGATCAGCTCAAGGTGCGCCAGGCGCTGGACATGGCCATCGACAAACCGGCGATCATCAAAGCGGTTTACCAAAGTGCCGGGCAACTGGCGCAGAACGCCTTGCCGCCCGCGCAATGGTCCTATGACCCGAATATCAAAGACGCGCCGTACGATCCCGTGAAAGCAAAAGCGCTACTCAAGGAAGCCGGGGTTGCGCCAGGTACAACCATCAACCTCTGGGCGATGACCGTGCAGCGCGCGTCCAACCCGAATGCGCGAATGTCGGCGCAGATGATCCAGCAGGATTGGGAGAAAATCGGCATCAAGGCCAACATCGTCAGCTATGAATGGGGCGAGTACATCAAGCGCGCCAAGAATGGCGAACACGACGCGATGATCTATGGTTGGACAGGTGACAACGGCGACCCGGACAACTGGCTGGGCGTGCTTTACAGCTGCGCGGCGGTGAAAGGCAGCAACTACGCCAAGTGGTGCGATCCGGCCTACGACAAACTGGTGCAGCAGGCCAAGGTGGCCACCGATAAATCGCAACGGATAAAACTGTATCAACAGGCGCAACTGATCCTTAAACAGCAGGTGCCGATCACGCCGATCGCCAACTCCACGGTGTTCCAACCGCTGCGCAAGGAAGTGACTGACTTCAAGATCAGCCCGTTCGGTCTGACCCCCTTCTATGGCGTGGGTATAAATAAGTAA
- a CDS encoding ABC transporter substrate-binding protein → MRHTLVFSALLGAGLLAATSASFAASDSLVFCSEGSPAGFDTAQYTTATDNDAAEPLYNRLAEFEKGATNVVPGLATSWDISEDGLKYTFHLREGVKFHTTAYFKPTRDFNADDVLFTFNRMLDPQHPFRKAYPTEFPYFNGMSLNKNIAKVEKTGPLTVQFTLNSVDAAFIQNIAMSFAAILSAEYADKLLAEGKPSDINQKPIGTGPFVFKSYQKDSNIRYTGNPHYWDQSRVKLKNLIFAINTDASVRVQKLKAGECQVTLHPRPADVPALKNDPKLQLIEKPGFNLGYIAYNVRHKPFDQLEVRQALDMAVNKQGILNAVYQGAGQLAVNAMPPTQWSYDTTIKDAAYNPEKAKELLKAAGVKEGTEITLWAMPVQRPYNPNAKLMAEMLQADWAKIGLKVKIVSYEWGEYIKRTKNGEHDISLIGWTGDNGDPDNWLGTLYSCDAIGGNNYSMWCDPAYDKLVKEAKVVTDRDQRTVLYKQAQQLLKQQVPITPVAHSTVNQPLSTRIEGFKVSPFGRNVFSGVSID, encoded by the coding sequence ATGCGCCACACCTTGGTTTTTTCCGCATTGCTGGGCGCCGGCCTGTTGGCCGCCACGTCCGCGAGTTTTGCCGCCAGCGACAGTCTGGTGTTCTGCTCCGAAGGCAGCCCAGCCGGTTTCGATACCGCGCAGTACACGACCGCGACCGATAACGACGCCGCCGAACCGCTGTACAACCGTCTGGCCGAATTCGAAAAGGGCGCGACCAATGTCGTACCGGGCCTGGCAACGAGCTGGGATATTTCCGAGGATGGCCTCAAGTACACCTTTCACCTGCGTGAAGGGGTGAAATTTCATACAACGGCGTACTTCAAACCTACCCGCGATTTCAACGCCGACGACGTGCTGTTCACGTTTAACCGCATGCTCGACCCACAACACCCATTCCGTAAGGCTTATCCGACCGAGTTCCCGTATTTCAACGGGATGAGCCTGAACAAGAACATCGCCAAGGTCGAGAAGACCGGGCCGCTGACCGTGCAGTTCACGCTCAACAGCGTCGACGCCGCGTTCATCCAGAACATCGCCATGAGCTTCGCCGCCATCCTGTCTGCCGAATACGCCGACAAACTGCTGGCCGAAGGCAAGCCGAGCGACATCAACCAGAAGCCGATCGGCACTGGTCCGTTCGTGTTCAAGAGCTACCAGAAAGACTCGAACATCCGCTACACCGGCAACCCGCATTACTGGGATCAGAGCCGGGTGAAACTGAAGAACCTGATTTTCGCGATCAATACCGATGCTTCGGTCCGCGTGCAGAAGCTCAAGGCTGGCGAGTGCCAGGTCACCCTGCACCCGCGTCCGGCCGATGTGCCGGCATTGAAGAACGACCCGAAACTGCAACTGATCGAAAAGCCGGGCTTCAACCTCGGTTACATCGCCTACAACGTGCGCCACAAACCGTTCGACCAGCTCGAGGTGCGTCAGGCGCTGGACATGGCGGTGAATAAACAAGGGATTCTCAACGCTGTTTACCAGGGTGCCGGTCAACTGGCGGTCAACGCCATGCCGCCGACCCAATGGTCCTACGACACCACGATCAAGGACGCCGCCTATAACCCGGAAAAAGCCAAGGAATTGCTCAAGGCTGCCGGCGTCAAGGAAGGCACCGAGATCACCCTGTGGGCCATGCCGGTGCAGCGCCCGTACAACCCGAACGCCAAACTGATGGCCGAAATGCTCCAGGCTGACTGGGCCAAGATCGGTCTGAAAGTGAAGATCGTCAGCTACGAATGGGGCGAGTACATAAAGCGCACCAAAAATGGCGAACACGACATCAGCCTGATCGGCTGGACCGGTGACAATGGGGATCCGGACAACTGGCTCGGCACGCTGTACAGCTGCGACGCCATTGGCGGCAACAACTACTCCATGTGGTGCGACCCGGCTTACGACAAGCTGGTCAAAGAGGCCAAGGTCGTCACTGACCGCGACCAACGCACCGTGCTCTACAAACAGGCCCAGCAGTTGCTCAAGCAGCAAGTGCCGATCACGCCTGTGGCCCACTCGACGGTCAACCAGCCGTTAAGCACCAGGATCGAAGGATTCAAGGTCAGCCCCTTCGGTCGCAACGTGTTTTCGGGTGTCAGCATCGATTAA
- a CDS encoding ABC transporter permease subunit: MSTPTSSVANAPSTADQSLLYPSPYKEFWQAFAKNKGAVAGLAFFTLIVFCAIFAPWVAPHNPSEQYRDFLLTPPVWLEGGQWQFLLGTDELGRDLLSRLIQGSRLSLLIGLSSVVMSLIPGIFMGLLAGFFPKILGPTIMRLMDIMLALPSLLLAVAIVAILGPGLINTVIAIAVVSLPSYVRLTRAAVMGELNRDYVTAARLAGANLPRLMFITVLPNCMAPLIVQATLSFSSAILDAAALGFLGLGVQPPTPEWGTMLASARDYIERAWWVVSLPGLTILLSVLAINLMGDGLRDALDPKLKNAA, encoded by the coding sequence ATGAGCACTCCAACATCCTCAGTAGCCAACGCCCCTTCGACCGCGGATCAAAGCCTGCTGTATCCGTCGCCCTACAAGGAATTCTGGCAAGCCTTCGCCAAGAACAAGGGCGCCGTCGCCGGGCTGGCGTTTTTCACCCTGATCGTGTTCTGCGCGATCTTCGCCCCGTGGGTCGCACCGCACAATCCGAGCGAGCAATACCGCGACTTCCTGCTGACCCCGCCAGTATGGCTGGAAGGCGGCCAATGGCAGTTTCTGCTCGGCACCGATGAGCTGGGCCGTGATCTGCTGTCCCGACTGATCCAGGGTTCGCGCCTGTCGTTGCTGATCGGTCTGTCCTCGGTAGTGATGTCGCTGATTCCGGGCATCTTCATGGGTCTGCTGGCCGGTTTTTTCCCCAAGATCCTCGGCCCGACCATCATGCGTCTGATGGACATCATGCTGGCCCTGCCGTCACTGCTGCTGGCTGTGGCGATCGTCGCCATCCTCGGCCCTGGCCTGATCAACACCGTGATCGCCATTGCCGTGGTCTCGCTGCCGTCCTACGTACGCCTGACCCGCGCTGCGGTGATGGGCGAGCTGAACCGTGACTACGTGACCGCCGCGCGCCTGGCCGGTGCCAACCTGCCACGCCTGATGTTCATTACCGTGCTGCCGAACTGCATGGCACCGCTGATTGTTCAGGCAACCCTGAGCTTCTCCTCGGCGATCCTCGACGCCGCCGCCCTGGGCTTCCTCGGTCTAGGCGTACAACCGCCAACCCCTGAGTGGGGCACCATGCTGGCTTCGGCCCGCGACTACATCGAACGCGCCTGGTGGGTCGTGAGTCTGCCTGGTTTGACCATTTTGCTCAGCGTGCTGGCAATCAACTTGATGGGCGACGGTCTGCGCGATGCGCTGGACCCGAAACTCAAGAACGCCGCCTGA